The stretch of DNA TTGGTTCTTGCATATAACGACTGAGCATTTCTGCCACGAAAGAGAGGTCCAGACGAGTATGAGATAGATATTGAAGACATCCAATGCTTCTTCTATAATATTTCTCATTGATCCATTTTTCTTCTAGTCCTTTTGATAATTTCAAATTCGACTCCACTGGTACTTGAGATGCATTACACTCATCCATTCCCGCTTCTTATAGAATTTGAAATGCGTATCTCTCTTGCTACAAAGTTATACGGTTTTTATGTTGAAgtacaaagaacaaaaaaagtCCGATCATGTCATCGGAATCCGATTCCAACCGGTTCCTCACCGCGTTTGTGAACGCCATCCCCGGGCCTACGCCGCACACTTTACTGGTATCAATGTCGGCATGGAGCGACTCGCGCGCTTCCTCCCACCGGAGATCTGTGCTCAGGCGGAGGATCGACAAGTCCGGCACGCATTCCGACGGAACGAACTCATCCGATACACAACGGTTGAGGTGGCGATCCTTGACGCCGCCGCCGCATCCGGCCATGTTGCTTTGTTCGGAGAGGATAAAGATCTGACTCGGAGGATGGGATTGGATCTCCAGTGACTCAGCGGCGGAGGTGGTAGATTTTCCTTCCATTTTTGGAGAGATGTTATCGGAAAATAAAATGTCTTTAAGACAGAGCTCACCCTCATTGTGTGATCGGAGATATATGCTGATTCTAAATTTCTGGTCGGAAAAAGAGtttggtggtggtgatgatgattaGGCGTCGACTTTTGGAAACTTGTTTCGGTTTAGGATTGTAAATCCGGTTCAATTGGTTATTACGATCAAATTGGACTTGTTTTAACTGGTCTACTGTATTCGTGGCAAGTCTAAATGAACAACAGAGTGTTTGTTTAAGATTGTAACTCTGGTTCAATTGGTTATTACGATCAAATGGGACTTGGTTAAACCAGTTTACTGTATTTGTGATAAGTCTAAATAAACAACGGAGCTTATTTAAAGGTGGTTAATTAACTAACCAAAAAATACAAAGAGTTAGAAGGAGATACAAAGCTTATACGACAGGA from Raphanus sativus cultivar WK10039 unplaced genomic scaffold, ASM80110v3 Scaffold2034, whole genome shotgun sequence encodes:
- the LOC130505136 gene encoding probable carbohydrate esterase At4g34215, encoding MEGKSTTSAAESLEIQSHPPSQIFILSEQSNMAGCGGGVKDRHLNRCVSDEFVPSECVPDLSILRLSTDLRWEEARESLHADIDTSKVCGVGPGMAFTNAVRNRLESDSDDMIGLFLFFVLQHKNRITL